One window of the Saccopteryx bilineata isolate mSacBil1 chromosome 2, mSacBil1_pri_phased_curated, whole genome shotgun sequence genome contains the following:
- the ABCA2 gene encoding ATP-binding cassette sub-family A member 2 isoform X2, whose translation MGFLHQLQLLLWKNVTLKRRSPWVLAFEIFIPLVLFFILLGLRQKKPTISVKEAFYTAAPLTSAGILPVMQSLCPDGQRDEFGFLQYANSTVTQLLERLDRVVEESNLFDPERPSLGSELEALRQHLEALSADPSTWGKHLDRPSVSSFSLDSVARDPRELWRFLTQNLSLPNSTAQALLAAQVDMPEVYRLLFGPSPALNVESGLRRGQEPWGGLPTSSLFRLEELLAAPILLEQLTCAPGSRELGRILTVPPAQQPALQAYRDTICSGQASARAQHFSGLAAELQKQLDVAKITQQLGLDAPNGSAPQQQPPPPRQLQALLEDLLDAQRVLQDVDVLSALALLLPQGACAHRAPGPPASSPGGTGNGTGAGTGTVSNTTVEDGAPSAATPASADALQGQCSAFVQLWAALQPILCGNNRTIEPEALRRGNMSSLGFTSKEQRNLGLLVHLMTSNPKILYAPAGSEADRVILKANETFAFVGNVTHYAQVWLNISAEIRSFLEQGRLQQHLHWLQQYVAELRLHPEAVNLSLEELPPALRQDNFSLPNGSVLLQQLDTIDNAACGWIQFMSKVSVDIFKGFPDEESIVNYTLNQAYQDNVTVFASVIFQTRKDGSLPPHVHYKIRQNSSFTEKTNEIRRAYWRPGPNTGGRFYFLYGFVWIQDMMERAIINTFVGHDVVEPGSYVQMFPYPCYTRDDFLFVIEHMMPLCMVISWVYSVAMTIQHIVAEKEHRLKEVMKTMGLDNAVHWVAWFITGFVQLSISVTALTAILKYGQVLMHSHVLIIWLFLAVYAVATIMFCFLVSVLYSKAKLASACGGIIYFLSYVPYMYVAIREEVAHDKITAFEKCIASLMSTTAFGLGSKYFALYEVAGVGIQWHTFSQSPVEGDDFNLLLAVTMLMVDAVVYGVLTWYIEAVHPGMYGLPRPWYFPLQKSYWLGSGRTEAWEWSWPWARAPRLSVMEEDQACAMESRRLEETRGIEEEPTHLPLVVCVDKLTKVYKNDKKLALNKLSLNLYENQVVSFLGHNGAGKTTTMSILTGLFPPTSGSATIYGHDIRTEMDEIRKNLGMCPQHNVLFDRLTVEEHLWFYSRLKSMAQEEIRKEMDKMIEDLELSNKRHSLVQTLSGGMKRKLSVAIAFVGGSRAIILDEPTAGVDPYARRAIWDLILKYKPGRTILLSTHHMDEADLLGDRIAIISHGKLKCCGSPLFLKGAYGDGYRLTLVKRPAEPGGPQEPGLTSSPPARAQLSSCSEPQVSQFIRKHVASCLLVSDTSTELSYILPSEATKKGAFERLFQHLECSLDLLHLSSFGLMDTTLEEVFLKVSEEDQSLENSEADVKESRKDALPGAEGLASLGEAHAGNLARCTELTQSQASLQSGSSVGSSRGDEGAGYADVYGDYQPLFNNLHDPDNVSLQEAEAEGLTRVGPGSCKLEGWWLKVRQFHGLLVKRFHCARRNSKALSSQILLPALFVCVAMTVALSVPEIGDLPALVLSPSQYHNYTQPRGNFIPYANEERPEYRCHLSPDASPQQLVSTFRLPSGVGATCVLKSPANGSLGSTVNLSSGESRLLAARFFDSMCLESFTQGLPLSNFVPPPPSPAPSDSPVSPDEDLVQAWNTSLPPTSGPENWTSAPSLPRLVREPVRCTCSTQGTGFSCPSGVGGHPPQMRVVTGDILTDITGHNVSEYLLFTSDRFRLHRYGAITFGNIQKSIPASFGARAPAMVRKIAVRQAAQVFYNNKGYHSMPTYLNSLNNAILRANLPKSKGNPAAYGITVTNHPMNKTSASLSLDYLLQGTDVVIAIFIIVAMSFVPASFVVFLVAEKSTKAKHLQFVSGCNPVIYWLANYVWDMLNYLVPATCCVIILFVFDLPAYTSPTNFPAVLSLFLLYGWSITPIMYPASFWFEVPSSAYVFLIVINLFIGITATVATFLLQLFEHDKDLKVVNSYLKSCFLLFPNYNLGHGLMEMAYNEYLNEYYAKIGQFDKMKSPFEWDIVTRGLVAMTVEGFVGFFLTIMCQYNFLRQPQRMPVSTKPIEDDVDVASERQRVLRGDADNDMVKIENLTKVYKSRKIGSILAVDRLCLGVRPGECFGLLGVNGAGKTSTFKMLTGDESTTGGEAFVNGHSVLKELLQVQQSLGYCPQFDALFDELTAREHLQLYTRLRGIPWKDEARVVKWALEKLELTKYADKPAGTYSGGNKRKLSTAIALIGYPAFVFLDEPTTGMDPKARRFLWNLILDLIKTGRSVVLTSHSMEECEALCTRLAIMVNGRLRCLGSIQHLKNRFGDGYMITVRTKSSQNVKDVVRFFNRNFPEAVLKERHHTKVQYQLKSESISLAQVFSKMEQVVGVLGIEDYSVSQTTLDNVFVNFAKKQSDNLEQQETEPPSALQSPLGRLLSLFRPRPAPTELRALVADEPEDLDTEDEGLISFEEERAQLSFNTDTLC comes from the exons ATGGGCTTCCTGCAccagctgcagctgctgctctgGAAGAATGTGACGCTGAAGCGCCGGAGCCCG TGGGTCCTGGCCTTCGAGATCTTCATCCCTCTGGTCCTCTTCTTCATCCTGCTGGGGCTTCGGCAGAAGAAACCAACCATCTCTGTGAAGGAAG cCTTCTACACAGCAGCGCCCCTCACCTCGGCCGGCATCCTGCCTGTCATGCAGTCACTGTGCCCAGATGGCCAGAGGGATGAGTTTGGCTTCCTGCAGTATGCCAACTCCAC GGTCACTCAGCTGCTGGAGCGCCTGGACCGCGTGGTGGAGGAGAGCAACCTGTTCGACCCAGAGCGGCCCAGCCTGGGCTCGGAGCTCGAGGCCCTGCGTCAGCACCTGGAAGCCCTCAGCGCGGACCCCAGTACCTGGGGGAAGCACTTGGACAGACCTTCAG TGTCCTCCTTCTCTCTGGACTCGGTGGCCAGGGACCCTAGGGAGCTGTGGCGCTTCCTGACGCAGAACCTGTCACTGCCTAACAGCACGGCCCAGGCCCTCCTGGCTGCCCAGGTGGACATGCCCGAG GTCTATCGCCTGCTCTTTGGCCCTTCGCCTGCCCTGAATGTGGAGTCCGGCCTCCgcaggggtcaggagccctggggAGGTCTGCCTACCAGCTCCCTATTCCGTTTGGAG GAGCTGCTAGCGGCCCCCATCCTCCTGGAGCAACTCACATGCGCACCgggctccagggagctgggccgGATCCTCACGGTGCCCCCGGCTCAGCAGCCTGCCCTGCAGGCCTACCGGGACACCATCTGCAGTGGGCAGGCCTCAGCCCGTGCCCAGCACTTTTCCGGGCTGGCCGCAGAGCTCCAGAAGCAGCTGGATGTGGCCAAGATCACCCAGCAG CTGGGCCTGGATGCCCCCAACGGCTCAGCCCCCCAGCAGCAGCCACCGCCCCCACGGCAGCTGCAGGCGCTGCTGGAGGACCTCCTGGATGCCCAGAGAGTTCTGCAGGACGTCGATGTCCTGTCGGCCCTGGCCCTGCTGCTGCCCCAGGGTGCCTGCGCCCACCGGGCTCCCGGACCCCCAGCCAGTAGTCCTGGCGGGACTGGCAACGGCACAGGGGCCGGTACGGGCACCGTCTCCAACACCACAGTGGAGGACGGTGCCCCGTCTGCTGCGACCCCCGCCTCCGCTGATGCACTGCAGGGCCAGTGCTCCGCCTTCGTGCAGCTCTGGGCAGCCCTGCAGCCCATCCTGTGTGGTAACAACCG CACCATTGAGCCGGAGGCACTACGACGTGGCAACATGAGCTCCCTGGGCTTCACGAGCAAAGAACAGCGGAACCTGGGCCTCCTGGTGCACCTCATGACCAGCAACCCCAAGATCCTATACGCGCCCGCGGGCTCTGAGGCTGACCGTGTCATCCTGAAG GCCAACGAGACCTTTGCCTTTGTAGGCAACGTGACCCACTATGCCCAGGTCTGGCTCAACATCTCAGCTGAGATCCGGAGTTTCCTGGAACAGGGCAGGCTTCAGCAGCACCTACACTGGCTGCAGCag tatgtGGCGGAGCTGCGGCTGCATCCCGAGGCAGTCAACTTGTCGCTGGAGGAGCTGCCACCGGCCCTGCGCCAGGACAACTTCTCCCTGCCGAACGGCTCAGTCCTGCTGCAGCAGCTGGACACCATCGACAACGCAGCCTGTGGCTGGATCCAGTTCATGTCCAAG GTGAGCGTGGACATCTTCAAGGGTTTCCCGGATGAGGAGAGCATCGTCAACTACACTCTCAACCAGGCCTACCAGGACAACGTCACTGTGTTCGCCA GTGTAATCTTCCAGACGCGCAAGGATGGCTCCCTGCCGCCCCACGTGCACTACAAGATCCGACAGAACTCCAGCTTCACCGAGAAAACCAACGAGATCCGCCGGGCCTACTGGCGGCCGGGGCCCAACACCGGCGGCCGCTTCTACTTCCTCTACGGCTTCGTCTGGATCCAGG ACATGATGGAGCGCGCCATCATCAACACCTTCGTGGGGCATGATGTAGTGGAGCCCGGCAGCTACGTGCAGATGTTCCCCTACCCCTGCTACACGCGGGACGA CTTCCTGTTTGTCATTGAACACATGATGCCGCTGTGCATGGTGATTTCCTGGGTCTACTCAGTGGCCATGACCATCCAGCACATTGTGGCAGAGAAGGAGCACCGGCTGAAAGAG GTCATGAAGACGATGGGCCTGGACAACGCGGTGCACTGGGTGGCCTGGTTCATCACGGGCTTCGTGCAGCTGTCCATCTCGGTGACGGCGCTCACTGCCATCCTCAAGTACGGCCAGGTCCTCATGCACAGCCACGTGCTCATCATCTGGCTGTTCCTGGCCGTCTACGCCGTGGCCACCATCATGTTCTG cttTCTGGTGTCCGTACTGTACTCCAAGGCCAAGTTGGCCTCAGCCTGCGGCGGCATCATCTACTTCCTGAGCTATGTGCCCTACATGTACGTGGCGATTCGAGAGGAGGTGGCCCACGATAAGATCACTGCCTTCGAGAAGTGCATTGCG TCCCTGATGTCCACAACAGCCTTTGGCCTGGGCTCCAAGTACTTTGCCCTGTACGAGGTGGCAGGTGTGGGTATCCAGTGGCACACGTTCAGCCAGTCACCCGTGGAAGGGGACGACTTCAACCTGCTCCTGGCTGTCACCATGCTGATGGTGGATGCTGTGGTCTACGGTGTGCTCACGTGGTATATCGAGGCCGTGCACCCAG GCATGTACGGGCTGCCGCGGCCCTGGTACTTCCCACTGCAGAAGTCCTACTGGCTGGGCAGTGGGCGGACAGAGGCGTGGGAGtggagctggccctgggcacgtGCCCCCCGCCTCAGCGTCATGGAGGAGGACCAGGCCTGTGCCATGGAGAGCCGGCGCTTGG AGGAGACTCGGGGCATAGAGGAAGAGCCCACCCACCTGCCCCTGGTGGTCTGCGTGGACAAACTCACCAAGGTCTACAAGAATGACAAGAAGCTGGCCCTGAATAAGCTGAGCTTGAACCTCTACGAGAACCAGGTGGTGTCCTTTCTGGGCCACAACGGGGCTGGCAAGACCACCACCAT GTCTATCCTCACGGGCCTGTTCCCGCCCACATCGGGTTCCGCCACCATCTACGGGCACGACATCCGAACAGAGATGGACGAGATCCGCAAGAATCTGGGCATGTGTCCACAGCACAACGTGCTCTTTGACCGGCTCACGGTGGAGGAGCACCTCTGGTTCTACTCGCGACTGAAGAGCATGGCCCAAGAGGAGATCCGCAAGGAGATGGACAa AATGATCGAAGACCTGGAGCTTTCCAACAAGCGGCACTCGCTGGTGCAGACGCTGTCTGGTGGCATGAAGCGCAAGCTCTCCGTGGCCATCGCCTTCGTGGGCGGCTCCCGTGCCATCATCCTGGACGAGCCCACAGCAGGCGTGGATCCCTACGCGCGCCGTGCCATCTGGGACCTCATCCTGAAGTACAAGCCTG GCCGCACCATCCTCCTGTCCACGCATCACATGGACGAGGCCGACCTGCTCGGGGACCGCATCGCCATCATCTCCCACGGGAAGCTCAAGTGCTGCGGCTCCCCGCTGTTCCTCAAGGGCGCCTACGGGGACGGCTACCGCCTCACGCTGGTCAAGCGTCCTGCCGAGCCCGGGGGCCCCCAAG AGCCAGGGCTGACATCCAGCCCCCCGGCTCGGGCCCAGCTGAGCAGCTGCTCAGAGCCCCAGGTGTCGCAGTTTATCCGCAAGCACGTGGCCTCCTGTCTTCTGGTCTCAGACACAAGCACCGAGCTCTCCTACATTCTGCCCAGCGAGGCCACCAAGAAGGGGGCCTTTGAGCGCCTCTTCCAG CACCTGGAGTGCAGCCTGGACTTATTACACCTGAGTAGCTTTGGGCTAATGGACACCACCCTGGAAGAGGTGTTCCTCAAGGTGTCGGAGGAGGACCAGTCCCTGGAGAACAGTGAGGCAG ACGTGAAGGAGTCCAGGAAGGACGCGCTTCCTGGGGCCGAGGGCCTGGCCTCGCTGGGCGAGGCGCACGCGGGCAACCTGGCCAGGTGCACGGAGCTGACCCAGTCCCAGGCCTCGCTGCAGTCGGGGTCCTCGGTGGGCTCTTCCCGTGGGGATGAGGGAGCGGGCTACGCGGACGTCTACGGTGACTACCAGCCCCTCTTCAACAATCTGCATGACCCCGACAACGTCAGCTTGCAAG AGGCCGAGGCGGAGGGCCTCACGAGGGTCGGCCCG GGCAGCTGCAAGCTGGAGGGCTGGTGGTTGAAGGTGCGCCAGTTCCACGGACTCCTGGTGAAGCGTTTCCACTGCGCCCGCCGCAACTCCAAGGCGCTCTCCTCCCAGATCCTGCTCCCCGCTTTGTTCGTCTGTGTGGCTATGACTGTGGCCCTCTCCGTCCCCGAGATAG GTGACCTGCCTGCGCTGGTCCTGTCACCCTCCCAGTACCACAACTACACCCAGCCCCGTGGCAACTTCATCCCCTACGCCAATGAGGAGCGTCCGGAGTACCG ATGTCACCTGTCGCCCGACGCCAGCCCCCAGCAGCTCGTGAGCACGTTCCGGCTGCCGTCAGGCGTGGGCGCCACCTGTGTGCTCAAGTCTCCCGCCAACGGCTCGCTGGGGTCCACGGTGAATCTGAGCAGCGGCGAGTCACGCCTGCTGGCTGCCCGGTTCTTCGACAGCATGTGCCTGGAGTCCTTCACGCAGGGGCTGCCTCTGTCCAACTTTGTGCCACCCCCACCCTCGCCCGCACCATCTGACTCCCCAGTGTCTCCCGATGAGGACTTGGTGCAGGCCTGGAACACCTCCTTGCCTCCCACCTCCGGACCAG AGAACTGGACATCGGCGCCCTCCCTGCCACGCCTGGTGCGGGAGCCCGTCCGCTGCACCTGCTCCACCCAGGGCACTGGCTTCTCCTGCCCGAGTGGTGTGGGCGGGCACCCACCTCAGATGCGGGTGGTCACGGGCGACATCCTGACCGACATCACTGGCCACAATGTCTCCGAGTACCTGCTGTTCACTTCTGACCGTTTCCGGCTGCACCG GTATGGGGCCATCACCTTTGGCAACATCCAGAAGTCCATCCCGGCCTCCTTTGGCGCCCGGGCCCCAGCCATGGTGCGGAAGATTGCCGTGCGTCAGGCAGCCCAG GTTTTCTACAACAACAAGGGGTACCACAGTATGCCCACCTACCTCAACAGCCTCAACAACGCCATCCTGCGCGCCAACCTgcccaaaagcaaaggcaacccAGCGGCCTATG GCATCACTGTCACCAACCACCCCATGAACAAGACAAGTGCCAGCCTCTCCCTGGACTACCT GCTGCAGGGCACGGATGTGGTCATCGCCATCTTTATCATCGTGGCCATGTCCTTCGTGCCGGCCAGCTTCGTGGTCTTCCTGGTGGCCGAGAAGTCCACCAAGGCCAAGCACCTGCAGTTCGTCAGCGGCTGCAACCCCGTCATCTACTGGCTGGCCAACTACGTGTGGGACATG CTAAACTACCTGGTCCCAGCCACCTGCTGTGTCATCATCCTGTTTGTGTTCGACTTGCCGGCCTACACATCACCCACCAACTTCCCTGCcgtgctctctctgttcctgctgtATGG GTGGTCCATCACCCCCATCATGTACCCAGCCTCCTTCTGGTTTGAAGTCCCCAGCTCGGCCTACGTGTTTCTCATCGTCATCAACCTCTTCATCGGCATCACGGCCACTGTGGCCACCTTCCTGCTGCAGCTCTTTGAGCACGacaag GACTTGAAGGTGGTCAACAGTTACCTGAAGAgctgcttcctcctcttccccaacTACAACCTCGGCCACGGGCTCATGGAGATGGCTTACAACGAGTACCTCAACGAGTACTACGCCAAGATTG GCCAGTTTGACAAGATGAAGTCCCCGTTCGAGTGGGACATTGTCACCAGAGGGCTGGTGGCCATGACGGTGGAGGGCTTCGTGGGCTTTTTCCTCACCATCATGTGCCAGTACAACTTCCTGCGGCAGCCACA GCGCATGCCAGTGTCTACCAAACCCATAGAGGACGACGTGGACGTGGCTAGCGAGCGGCAGCGAGTGCTGCGGGGAGACGCCGACAATGACATGGTCAAGATTGAGAATCTGACCAAG gTGTACAAGTCCAGGAAGATCGGCAGCATCCTGGCTGTGGATCGCTTGTGTCTGGGCGTGCGTCCTGGCGAGTGCTTTGGCCTGCTGGGTGTCAATGGCGCCGGCAAGACCAGCACCTTCAAGATGCTGACGGGGGATGAGAGCACGACGGGAGGCGAGGCCTTTGTCAACGGGCACAG CGTGCTCAAGGAGCTGCTCCAGGtgcagcagagcctggggtactgCCCGCAGTTCGATGCCCTGTTTGACGAGCTCACGGCCCGGGAGCACCTGCAGCTGTACACGCGGCTCCGTGGCATCCCCTGGAAGGACGAGGCCCGG GTGGTGAAGTGGGCCTTGGAGAAGCTAGAGCTGACCAAGTATGCGGACAAGCCGGCTGGCACCTACAGCGGAGGCAACAAGCGGAAGCTGTCCACTGCCATTGCCCTCATCGGGTACCCTGCCTTTGTCTTCCTG GACGAGCCCACCACAGGCATGGACCCCAAAGCCCGGCGTTTCCTCTGGAACCTCATCCTGGACCTCATCAAGACGGGGCGCTCAGTGGTGCTGACGTCACACAG CATGGAGGAGTGCGAGGCGCTGTGCACACGGCTGGCCATCATGGTGAACGGGCGTCTGCGCTGTCTGGGCAGCATCCAGCACCTGAAGAACCG GTTTGGAGACGGCTACATGATCACGGTGAGGACCAAGAGCAGCCAGAACGTGAAGGACGTGGTGCGGTTCTTCAACCGGAACTTCCCCGAGGCTGTGCTCAAG GAGCGGCACCACACAAAGGTGCAGTACCAGTTGAAGTCGGAGAGCATCTCGCTGGCTCAGGTGTTCAGCAAGATGGAGCAGGTGGTGGGCGTGTTGGGCATAGAGGACTACTCGGTCAGCCAGACCACCCTGGACAAC GTATTTGTGAACTTCGCCAAGAAGCAGAGTGACAACTTGGAGCAGCAGGAGACAGAGCCACCTTCGGCCCTTCAGTCCCCGCTGGGCCGCCTGCTCAGTCTGTTCCGGCCCCGGCCTGCGCCCACGGAGCTGCGGGCGCTTGTGGCCGACGAGCCGGAGGACCTGGACACGGAGGACGAGGGCCTCATCAGCTTCGAGGAGGAAAGG GCCCAGCTCTCCTTCAACACGGACACACTTTGCTGA